Proteins found in one Hoplias malabaricus isolate fHopMal1 chromosome 17, fHopMal1.hap1, whole genome shotgun sequence genomic segment:
- the scyl1 gene encoding N-terminal kinase-like protein isoform X2: MWSFFARDPVKDFNYEILPDSQDKSGIWTLHRGKRKTTGETVSVFLYEVSQGTEEQTQLAKAAFKRMKTLRHPNILSYVDGLETDKSLYIVTEPVTLLATHLKARTESDGSGELEISWGLHQIVKALSFLVNDCHLLHNNLGMWAIFVDRAGEWKLGGLDHVTSEQGDPTSLPPAKVVNPDLEKYDPPESPSSGGEKWSGDVWRLGCLIWEVFNGPLPRASSLRSLGKIPKKLVPHYCELVGANPKARPNPARFLQNCCSPGGFLSNSFVETNLFLEQIQIKEPSEKQQFFQDLSDNLDSFPEDFCKHKVLPQLLTAFEFGNAGAVVLTPLFKVGKYLSAEEYQQKIIPVIVKMFSSTDRAMRIRLLQQMEQFIQYLNEAAVNSQIFPHVVHGFTDTNPAIREQTVKSMLLLAPKLNESNLNQELMRHFARLQSRDDQGPIRCNTTVCLGKIAPYLNAGMRQRVLTSAFSRATKDPFPASRAAGVLGFAATHHYYSVGECATRILPTLCPLTVDPDKNVRDQAFKAIKSFLSKLETVSDDPSKLAEIEKDVTASAQASGSAATWAGWAVTGVSSLTSKLIRNAPAGSEGLVAGNAPTAQPAAVTGATDAAGTISNPSEASNTTDKAEEPAGDRWDDEDWGSLEDPEKAQTDPDDWNSDWSAMSSTQKKSSVGRASTGAMKKQSSDWSSSGWDADDSWSNEKDTDGQGQSSPADEGWGNDWEDDGALAESFTPTPRNTTPSTSSASLPKSVSASSVQESVRLSSDYNWESAGGKGTTSDLFSSVSQRTSSGNMKADDGWGANAVDDWGTEENWESLDGEQGLSKAELAKKKREDRRKELEAKRAERKAAKGPLKLGVRKLD, from the exons ATGTGGTCTTTTTTTGCCAGGGATCCTGTTAAAGACTTTAACTACGAAATTTTACCGGACAGCCAAGATAAGTCAGGCATATGGACTCTACATCGAGGAAAACGCAAG ACAACTGGTGAGACAGTGTCTGTCTTTTTGTATGAAGTATCTCAGGGAACCGAAGAGCAGACGCAACTGGCCAAAGCAGCATTCAAACGCATGAAGACCCTGAGGCATCCCAATATCCTGTCCTATGTAGATGGACTAGAG ACAGATAAAAGCTTGTACATAGTCACAGAGCCAGTTACTCTGCTTGCTACACATTTGAAAGCCAGGACAGAGAGTGATGGTTCAGGGGAGCTGGAGATTTCTTGGGGCCTTCATCAAATTGTG AAAGCTCTCAGTTTTTTGGTGAATGACTGTCATCTTCTTCATAATAACCTTGGAATGTGGGCAATATTTGTGGATCGAGCGGGTGAATGGAAACTAGGAGGGTTAGATCATGTGACCTCGGAACAGGGTGACCCCACATCTTTACCTCCAGCCAAAGTGGTGAATCCTGACTTGGAGAAGTATGACCCCCCAGAGAGCCCCAGTAGTGGAGGAGAGAAGTG GTCAGGCGATGTGTGGAGACTGGGTTGTCTAATTTGGGAAGTTTTTAATGGACCTTTGCCTCGTGCCTCGTCTCTGCGATCTCTTGGCAAG ATCCCAAAAAAACTGGTACCGCACTATTGTGAGCTGGTTGGGGCAAACCCGAAGGCTCGGCCAAACCCAGCTCGTTTCCTGCAGAATTGCTGCTCTCCTGGAGGATTTCTAAGCAACAGCTTTGTGGAGACTAACTTATTTTTGGAGCAGATCCAG ATTAAGGAGCCATCAGAGAAGCAACAGTTTTTCCAGGATCTGAGTGACAATCTGGACTCTTTCCCTGAAGATTTTTGCAAACACAAAGTTCTTCCTCAGCTTCTAACAGCTTTTGAGTTTGGCAATGCTGGTGCTGTTGTCCTTACACCACTTTTTAAG GTGGGAAAGTATTTATCTGCTGAAGAATACCAACAGAAAATCATCCCTGTAATAGTGAAGATGTTCTCCTCTACTGATCGAGCAATGCGAATACGACTTCTGCAGCAG ATGGAGCAGTTTATTCAATATTTGAATGAGGCAGCAGTCAATTCTCAAATCTTTCCTCATGTAGTCCATGGTTTCACAGACACAAACCCAGCAATTAGAGAACAAACTGTTAAG TCTATGCTTCTGCTAGCTCCTAAGCTTAATGAAAGCAACCTGAACCAAGAGTTAATGCGACATTTTGCAAGACTGCAGTCAAGAGACGATCAGGGTCCTATCCGCTGCAACACCACTGTTTGCCTGGGCAAAATTGCACCCTATCTTAATGCTGGG atgcgTCAGCGTGTGTTGACCTCTGCCTTCTCCCGAGCCACTAAAGACCCATTCCCTGCATCACGGGCAGCTGGGGTTCTAGGATTTGCTGCTACACATCATTATTATAGTGTCGGTGAATGTGCCACACGTATCCTGCCAACACTTTGCCCTCTCACTGTGGACCCTGACAAGAATGTCAGAGACCAG GCATTTAAAGCCATTAAAAGTTTTCTGAGTAAGTTGGAGACTGTTTCTGATGACCCGTCCAAATTAGCTGAAATAG AGAAGGATGTGACAGCTTCTGCACAGGCCAGTGGTTCTGCAGCAACGTGGGCAGGCTGGGCAGTGACAGGCGTCTCCTCTCTCACTTCCAAACTCATCCGCAATGCCCCCGCTGGCAGTGAAGGACTAGTGGCTGGAAATGCTCCCACTGCTCAACCTGCAGCTGTTACAGGTGCAACAGATGCAGCAG GTACTATTTCCAACCCATCAGAAGCCTCAAATACTACTGACAAAGCAGAGGAACCAGCTGGAGATCGGTGGGATGATGAAGATTGGGGAAGCCTTGAG GATCCTGAGAAAGCACAGACAGACCCTGATGACTGGAACTCTGATTGGTCTGCTATGTCATCAACCCAGAAAAAAAGCAGT GTGGGCCGGGCTTCCACTGGAGCTATGAAAaaacagagctctgattggagCAGCTCTGGCTGGGATGCTGACGATAGTTGGTCTAATGAGAAGGACACAGATGGACAAGGTCAGAGTTCACCTGCAGACGAGGGTTGGGGCAATGACTGGGAAGATGATGGGGCTCTGGCAGAGAGCTTCACACCAACACCACGGAATACTACACCCTCCACTTCCTCAGCTTCCCTCCCGAAGAGTGTCAGCGCCAGCTCTGTACAGGAATCTGTACGATTGTCCAGTGATTATAATTGGGAGAGTGCAGGTGGGAAAGGGACAACATCTGACTTGTTCTCCAGCGTATCCCAGAGGACTAGCTCTGGTAATATG AAAGCCGATGATGGCTGGGGAGCAAATGCTGTGGATGACTGGGGAACAGAAGAGAACTGGGAGTCTTTGGATGGTGAACAGG GTCTTAGTAAAGCAGAATTGGCCAAGAAGAAGCGCGAGGACAGGAGGAAAGAACTGGAGGCCAAACGGGCAGAGAGGAAGGCAGCCAAAGGCCCTCTCAAGTTGGGTGTACGCAAGTTGGACTGA
- the scyl1 gene encoding N-terminal kinase-like protein isoform X1, translating into MWSFFARDPVKDFNYEILPDSQDKSGIWTLHRGKRKTTGETVSVFLYEVSQGTEEQTQLAKAAFKRMKTLRHPNILSYVDGLETDKSLYIVTEPVTLLATHLKARTESDGSGELEISWGLHQIVKALSFLVNDCHLLHNNLGMWAIFVDRAGEWKLGGLDHVTSEQGDPTSLPPAKVVNPDLEKYDPPESPSSGGEKWSGDVWRLGCLIWEVFNGPLPRASSLRSLGKIPKKLVPHYCELVGANPKARPNPARFLQNCCSPGGFLSNSFVETNLFLEQIQIKEPSEKQQFFQDLSDNLDSFPEDFCKHKVLPQLLTAFEFGNAGAVVLTPLFKVGKYLSAEEYQQKIIPVIVKMFSSTDRAMRIRLLQQMEQFIQYLNEAAVNSQIFPHVVHGFTDTNPAIREQTVKSMLLLAPKLNESNLNQELMRHFARLQSRDDQGPIRCNTTVCLGKIAPYLNAGMRQRVLTSAFSRATKDPFPASRAAGVLGFAATHHYYSVGECATRILPTLCPLTVDPDKNVRDQAFKAIKSFLSKLETVSDDPSKLAEIEKDVTASAQASGSAATWAGWAVTGVSSLTSKLIRNAPAGSEGLVAGNAPTAQPAAVTGATDAADPHTKVHTPSSSTLGTISNPSEASNTTDKAEEPAGDRWDDEDWGSLEDPEKAQTDPDDWNSDWSAMSSTQKKSSVGRASTGAMKKQSSDWSSSGWDADDSWSNEKDTDGQGQSSPADEGWGNDWEDDGALAESFTPTPRNTTPSTSSASLPKSVSASSVQESVRLSSDYNWESAGGKGTTSDLFSSVSQRTSSGNMKADDGWGANAVDDWGTEENWESLDGEQGLSKAELAKKKREDRRKELEAKRAERKAAKGPLKLGVRKLD; encoded by the exons ATGTGGTCTTTTTTTGCCAGGGATCCTGTTAAAGACTTTAACTACGAAATTTTACCGGACAGCCAAGATAAGTCAGGCATATGGACTCTACATCGAGGAAAACGCAAG ACAACTGGTGAGACAGTGTCTGTCTTTTTGTATGAAGTATCTCAGGGAACCGAAGAGCAGACGCAACTGGCCAAAGCAGCATTCAAACGCATGAAGACCCTGAGGCATCCCAATATCCTGTCCTATGTAGATGGACTAGAG ACAGATAAAAGCTTGTACATAGTCACAGAGCCAGTTACTCTGCTTGCTACACATTTGAAAGCCAGGACAGAGAGTGATGGTTCAGGGGAGCTGGAGATTTCTTGGGGCCTTCATCAAATTGTG AAAGCTCTCAGTTTTTTGGTGAATGACTGTCATCTTCTTCATAATAACCTTGGAATGTGGGCAATATTTGTGGATCGAGCGGGTGAATGGAAACTAGGAGGGTTAGATCATGTGACCTCGGAACAGGGTGACCCCACATCTTTACCTCCAGCCAAAGTGGTGAATCCTGACTTGGAGAAGTATGACCCCCCAGAGAGCCCCAGTAGTGGAGGAGAGAAGTG GTCAGGCGATGTGTGGAGACTGGGTTGTCTAATTTGGGAAGTTTTTAATGGACCTTTGCCTCGTGCCTCGTCTCTGCGATCTCTTGGCAAG ATCCCAAAAAAACTGGTACCGCACTATTGTGAGCTGGTTGGGGCAAACCCGAAGGCTCGGCCAAACCCAGCTCGTTTCCTGCAGAATTGCTGCTCTCCTGGAGGATTTCTAAGCAACAGCTTTGTGGAGACTAACTTATTTTTGGAGCAGATCCAG ATTAAGGAGCCATCAGAGAAGCAACAGTTTTTCCAGGATCTGAGTGACAATCTGGACTCTTTCCCTGAAGATTTTTGCAAACACAAAGTTCTTCCTCAGCTTCTAACAGCTTTTGAGTTTGGCAATGCTGGTGCTGTTGTCCTTACACCACTTTTTAAG GTGGGAAAGTATTTATCTGCTGAAGAATACCAACAGAAAATCATCCCTGTAATAGTGAAGATGTTCTCCTCTACTGATCGAGCAATGCGAATACGACTTCTGCAGCAG ATGGAGCAGTTTATTCAATATTTGAATGAGGCAGCAGTCAATTCTCAAATCTTTCCTCATGTAGTCCATGGTTTCACAGACACAAACCCAGCAATTAGAGAACAAACTGTTAAG TCTATGCTTCTGCTAGCTCCTAAGCTTAATGAAAGCAACCTGAACCAAGAGTTAATGCGACATTTTGCAAGACTGCAGTCAAGAGACGATCAGGGTCCTATCCGCTGCAACACCACTGTTTGCCTGGGCAAAATTGCACCCTATCTTAATGCTGGG atgcgTCAGCGTGTGTTGACCTCTGCCTTCTCCCGAGCCACTAAAGACCCATTCCCTGCATCACGGGCAGCTGGGGTTCTAGGATTTGCTGCTACACATCATTATTATAGTGTCGGTGAATGTGCCACACGTATCCTGCCAACACTTTGCCCTCTCACTGTGGACCCTGACAAGAATGTCAGAGACCAG GCATTTAAAGCCATTAAAAGTTTTCTGAGTAAGTTGGAGACTGTTTCTGATGACCCGTCCAAATTAGCTGAAATAG AGAAGGATGTGACAGCTTCTGCACAGGCCAGTGGTTCTGCAGCAACGTGGGCAGGCTGGGCAGTGACAGGCGTCTCCTCTCTCACTTCCAAACTCATCCGCAATGCCCCCGCTGGCAGTGAAGGACTAGTGGCTGGAAATGCTCCCACTGCTCAACCTGCAGCTGTTACAGGTGCAACAGATGCAGCAG ACCCACATACAAAAGTACACACACCAAGTTCTTCCACATTAGGTACTATTTCCAACCCATCAGAAGCCTCAAATACTACTGACAAAGCAGAGGAACCAGCTGGAGATCGGTGGGATGATGAAGATTGGGGAAGCCTTGAG GATCCTGAGAAAGCACAGACAGACCCTGATGACTGGAACTCTGATTGGTCTGCTATGTCATCAACCCAGAAAAAAAGCAGT GTGGGCCGGGCTTCCACTGGAGCTATGAAAaaacagagctctgattggagCAGCTCTGGCTGGGATGCTGACGATAGTTGGTCTAATGAGAAGGACACAGATGGACAAGGTCAGAGTTCACCTGCAGACGAGGGTTGGGGCAATGACTGGGAAGATGATGGGGCTCTGGCAGAGAGCTTCACACCAACACCACGGAATACTACACCCTCCACTTCCTCAGCTTCCCTCCCGAAGAGTGTCAGCGCCAGCTCTGTACAGGAATCTGTACGATTGTCCAGTGATTATAATTGGGAGAGTGCAGGTGGGAAAGGGACAACATCTGACTTGTTCTCCAGCGTATCCCAGAGGACTAGCTCTGGTAATATG AAAGCCGATGATGGCTGGGGAGCAAATGCTGTGGATGACTGGGGAACAGAAGAGAACTGGGAGTCTTTGGATGGTGAACAGG GTCTTAGTAAAGCAGAATTGGCCAAGAAGAAGCGCGAGGACAGGAGGAAAGAACTGGAGGCCAAACGGGCAGAGAGGAAGGCAGCCAAAGGCCCTCTCAAGTTGGGTGTACGCAAGTTGGACTGA